In Theileria parva strain Muguga chromosome 4 map unlocalized ctg_529, whole genome shotgun sequence, one DNA window encodes the following:
- the RPS10 gene encoding Plectin/S10 domain protein — protein sequence MSVVGMKYSLIPKENRVAIYEYLIKEGVLVVQKNPKIPAHPEISVPNLHVLMTMRSLKSKNYVEENCNWQHLYFTLTDQGIEFLRSYLHLPPTVFPATLTKKQSSRVALKEEVV from the exons ATGTCCGTTGTTGGCATGAAATATAGCTTAATCCCGAAGGAGAACCGGGTAGCTATTTACGAATACTTGATAAAGG aggGAGTTCTTGTTGTTCAGAAGAATCCTAAGATTCCAGCCCATCCTGAGATCAGTGTCCCTAATCTTCATGTTCTGATGACTATGAGATCTCTCAAGTCTAAGAATTACGTTGAGGAGAATTGCAACTGGCAGCATCTGTACTTTACTCTCACTGATCAGGGCATTGAGTTTCTCAGAAGTTACCTTCATCTTCCTCCCACTGTCTTCCCTGCCACCTTGACCAAGAAACAGTCTTCCCGCGTAGCCCTCAAGGAAGAAGTTGTCTAA
- the Rbm34 gene encoding RNA-binding protein 34 → MGENKVKRSKGGIYLNLKGKKAKKSNGKIATSKLKNQADSFKNNKKRKFVKLNKNEKNKIQNINGTNEKENDKELNKNKFNNKLVEGSQAEDSKTSKSTENVDLNKENLYDPKDSALVFIGNVPLTIKTKSDLVKKLQIDPKIIQSVHFRSLPIHPKYARNKKVAVIKQKFSDAKDNQNAYVKLSDPKYLNELLEKNTLEVDGHHLFINTSDKDSFSKFSRKKTVFVGRLPPTANEDDLYNIFMNISPVKAVRIVRDPVTMKSKGFGFVAFDNRPAVVEAIRELNNTEFKGYTLNVTKCLEEIQLKDKPKFKNKNKFNRGNKGSKNKDNKVSKAIKKVNKSISK, encoded by the exons atggGTGAAAATAAGGTTAAAAGGAGTAAAGGTGggatttatttaaatttaaagggGAAGAAGGCTAAAAAAAGTAACGGTAAAATCGCAACGTCGAAGTTGAAGAATCAAGCAGattcttttaaaaataacaagaAAAGAAagtttgtaaaattaaataaaaatgaaaagaataaaatacaaaatataaatgGTACCAACGAGAAggaaaatgataaagaattaaataaaaataaatttaataataaattagttgaagGAAGTCAAGCTGAAGATAGTAAAACTTCTAAGAGTACTGAGAACGTAGATTTAAATAAGGAAAATCTGTATGATCCCAAAGATTcag CGCTTGTGTTTATCGGAAACGTACCTTTAACCATTAAAACCAAGTCGGATCTCGTAAAAAAACTGCAAATTGACCCGAAAATTATACAATcg GTACATTTTAGATCACTGCCAATTCATCCAAAATATGCCCGAAATAAAAAAGTTGCAGTTATTAAACAGAAATTCTCTGATGCTAAGGATAACCAAAATGCATACGTTAAGCTGTCAGACCCAAAGTATTTAAATGAGTTGCTTGAAAAAAAT ACGTTGGAAGTTGATGGTCATCACCTCTTTATAAATACCAGTGACAAGGACTCATTTAGT AAGTTCAGTAGGAAGAAAACAGTGTTTGTGGGAAGACTACCGCCAACCGCAAACGAGGACGacttgtataatattttcatgAATATAAGCCCCGttaaag CCGTGAGAATAGTGAGAGATCCTGTCACAATGAAGTCTAAG GGATTTGGGTTCGTGGCATTTGATAATAGGCCAGCAGTAGTTGAAGCAATAAGAGAACTTAATAATACAGAATTCaag GGATACACACTAAATGTTACAAAATGTTTAGAAGAAATTCAACTAAAAGATAAACcaaagtttaaaaataagaaCAAGTTTAATAGAGGTAATAAAGGgtctaaaaataaagataataagGTGTCTAAGGCTATTAAAAAGGTTAATAAATCCATATCTAAATGA